The genomic region CTTGGTGTGGCGGTGGACTACCTACAAAGCGTGGGCATGGACACGGTCGAGGCGCACGAAGCTGAGTTAATGGCCTATGCTATGGACAAGTTGCAAGCCATTGATGGCTTGACCATTTATGGTCCTAAAGACCCCAAGCAGCACCATGCTGTGATTGCCTTTAACCTGGCCGGCGTCCATCCTCACGACGTTGCCACTATCTTAGACCAAAGTGGGGTAGAGGTCCGCGCCGGCCACCACTGCGCCCAGCCTTTGATGGATTATTTGGGTGTGACGGCGACGGTCCGGGCATCCTTTTACCTATACAATGACCTGGCCGATATCGACCGCCTTGTGGATGCTTTGAAAGTGGCCCAGGAGTATTTTGCCTATGAGTAACATGGATTTAGACAATTTATACCGGCAGGTCATTATGGCTCATGCCCGCCAGCCCCATCACTACCATCCCATTGATGAGGACTTGCCCTACCAGGCACGGAAGTATAATCCCAGCTGCGGGGACATTATCCAGCTAGCCGCCGATGTTTCGGACGGTAAGATTAGTGATGTGGCCTTTGATGGCAACGGCTGTGCCATTTCGATGGCCTCAGCCTCGATGATGACTGACGCGATTGCT from Leuconostocaceae bacterium ESL0723 harbors:
- a CDS encoding SUF system NifU family Fe-S cluster assembly protein produces the protein MSNMDLDNLYRQVIMAHARQPHHYHPIDEDLPYQARKYNPSCGDIIQLAADVSDGKISDVAFDGNGCAISMASASMMTDAIAGASIDDAKQLSAAFSAMFTDEKAPDPALGDLEVLAGVRQFPTRIKCATLAWHALDDLLDEAERSQ